The following is a genomic window from Lepisosteus oculatus isolate fLepOcu1 chromosome 24, fLepOcu1.hap2, whole genome shotgun sequence.
AACAGAAGTAACCTCCCCCAGCACGTATACAGGTTTGGTTCCTTTTTTTCTGGGTTGGGAGACAAACAAATCAGTTCAAATTACACATTTtggaaagcaaataaaaaaacaaactaatgtAAACAGCAGGTGACAATTTAGACCAAATTCATCGGACATATATAAGAATGCGTTATCCTGAAAAAAAACGAactaaaaatgtacattaaaaaaataacaggtaCACGGGTGatttaaataagttaaaaaGAGCCCTTCaatcaggtgtgtgtgtttggtggCAGTTTTCTTTAAAGCCATGCAGATAAGCAGGCACAGTCCCAGTCCTGCCAGACCCGACAGGGAGGATGCAGTTAGAACAGCAGGAAGGGAAGAGGTGAGAAGGTTTTCTAATACTGTACAGGCTCTTCTGCGTCGAAGTGCTCCGCTCAGGGGACGCAGGGCAACACTGACCTGCTACAGCAGTGGAGTACAGACGGTATCGTGGACCCCAGAGGCGTCCTCATTCCCAAACAGATCACAAGCGCTGAGCTGCGCTGCGCGTGTCCGACGACTGATCTgttttggggtgggggggggagggggttctGAAACTTAAAAGGCAACTACTGCTTGGAAATGTCCCtctgggattaaaaaaaaaaaaactgaactgagAACCTTCCAAGTGTCCAACGGTTTCACAGTGTCACAGCGGCGCTATCGATCGGTAGCTTTCCAGTTCCTAGTGTTTTCAGACATTCACAGAATGAGATGATCGGGCAACCCCAGGCCTCTCGACCAGAGATTCTGCAGTCTCTTGTTCTCTGGGTCCCTCCTGCGCCCCCGCCCGCCCTCTCACCGGGACTGCACCCCCAGAGTCACTTTCAGGTTCTCGTACACCACGTAGCTGATGCTGACGGCCGGGATGACCTTCATGAAGTTGGGCGCCAGCCCCCTGTACAGCCCCGACGCCCCCTCGGTCCGCAGGATGTGTCTGAACAGCCCCGTCATGGACATCTGAGGGGCTCCCTCTACACTGGCTGGAGAGGAAGGAAGAGGAACATGAGGACAAGAGCCGACACCCTGCCATCCCTTCGCCTTGCTGCAGTTACTGCTCTGCACATGCATGCTATACTATCTTGTACTATACAGTTGGGAATTCAACAAGTCTTTGGAGAAGTGACAAACGCGCCACAGAGTTAAATGAACAGGACAGAAGGTGagctgagcaaaaaaaaaaacctagcgGACATCGCCATGGGGACCGCGGGAGTTGccgcctcctctctctcaccttgcGCCTGCATCCGGGTCCGGACCAGTGCAAGGGGGTAGCTGGCCAGCTGGCCGCACGTGCTGGACATCGTCCCGCAGGCCAGGAGGACGAACACGCCAGGGTCAGCGCTGTCGGTGGCGTACCGCTGCAGCCAGGAGTTCTTCAGCGTCTGGAGAAGACGAGAAACCGGCGATCACCTCAGCGAGACTTGCGGGGAGTATTATGAAATGAGATCTGCACACGGAAAGGCCTGCCGTGCTTCCCATTTGCAAGTGTGATACAACATTTGGGTGTGAATTGCTCAGGGCTTGCACGCATGAGCACAATAAAGAGCCTCTGCCGTGCTGCCGGCACTGGAAATTCAGGCTCTTCCGAGCTTCCTGTCCACTCACCTCGTACACCGCCAGGTCGATGCCAGCGTAGGGGATGATCCCCAGCATGTTGGGAACGTAGCCCTTGTAGAAGGCAGCCAGCCCCTCCTTCTTGAAGATGTGCTTGGCGCAGTCCGCCATGCCCGAGTACTGTCCCGTCTTGCGCAGCGCCAGTCTGGTCTTCAGGACCTGGGCAGACGAGCGACAGGTCAACACTGAGGCCCTGGGCAGTGCTGCGGAGCAGCTGCTCTTCAATACCATGAGAATCAGAAATCACCTCTTGCATTTTTAGTTCTTTTTAATGAAACTCAAGAAGATGTTGCATTAAATGTTGGAACAGTAACCACACTCAAAGTATGattgtttaaaaacaatctgCATTCAGTTTCCATATTACACTTCTTCCACTGCCACCCCCAAGCTGGAAATCCTGATCCCAGACTCCCAGGTGACCCCGACAGCGGGCACAGTTCTCACCTCCATAGGATAGATGCTGCTCTGTGCAATCGCTCCTGCAAGGGAGCCGGCAACGAGCCTTTCCAGGATCCCCAGCGAGTTCTGGCTGCTGCCCATCAAGCGCTTGATCTGCAACCAGGGAAGCAATCGTTGAGACGGTCTCTTCCGCGGCGCTCACCAGACATCTGAACGTGCACGCCAGCGTCACGGAGGGGACCGCGGAGCGAGGCTCTCGAGACCCACCTGCTCGTACGCCATGAACTTGATGGCCGACTCGGGAGCGATTTTGATGACATTGATGCCATTTCCTCGCCACAGGGAACGCATCCCGCCCTCGCGGATCATCTGCGTAAATCCTCCCACGATGCACATGTTGTTCGCCCGGGACCCGTGAACCTGCAGACCACACAGAGCacgatggtgatgatgatgatgatggagaACAGAGAGGCACTGATGAGGAGAAGAACGGCCTTCATTATCTTTACTACACCCGCACTGCTCAAGATGTcaacaagtaaaaaaataactttttaaataaactaatGTAAACAGCAGTTCCAGAATTTGcgtgaaccttttttttttttttttttttttaagataaccATTTTACCAAAAATGGGGATCTATCTGGTCAGCCAGTGCACTTTACTTATTTGCTAGGGGGGgcaaagtgtaaaaaacaattcGGTGATACCGCCCTACTTTCCACGGCCCACTGAGAACAGCGTTGGACAAACAGATCTGACGTCGGCCGCCGGGACGGAGGACCTGCCCCCAGCCGGAGCCACAGGTGCGCTGGCGTCTGTAGCTCGCGATTGGCTCGGGAGCTCCGAGCTCATcccagcggcggcggcggcctcTTGAACACAGGGTGCGTGGACTCCCGAACCCGCCGCTGGCACGTTTACTCATTAACTCATTTACTGCTGTTGGGAAACCGCCATTGCAACACTAGAGCATTGCGACCCGGGAGCAGAGAGCGAAGCTATTTTTTAGCTCCCATGAATTGCATAACTGGTGTACTTCCATAGTCCATctccttttatttttggaattggATTTATTTTTCCAGCCGGCCTCATCGCGACGCACAGCTGTAGCGCCAGACTATGCTTCTTCTCCTAGACCTCACACTTCCCCTCACAGTCCCAGGTCTTCCTATATAAAGGGCCCCAAGTGGATGACGGAGCCATGTCTGGTGGTGTTGCAatgaaaaacagacacaaagTGCACAAACTGCACATCCCAACAGGCCTATCTGGATGCACTGGCAACAAAAACGCTCATGTACACAACGCAACCAGCAACGACCAGTCCAGGAAACCGCGGCCGTCTACACAAACGCCTGTCGCTGTGGCCGAGCCGCTTCCTACCTGCATGAGCACTTTGAGCCGATCCAGAGGGGCTGTGCAGGTCCTGGACACCGCCCCTGCTCCTCCGCCCGCCACTAGGTGGCGCCACCACATCCCCGTGTTCCTCTCCTCCGCCGTGAACTCGTCCGGCACCATCAGGCTCTCGCCCACATCGAATATCTGGGGAAGCAAAAAAGCCGAGGGGGTCAGATAAGGAAAAGAGAAAAGTCGCCTGCATGTTAGAAACTCCCTTTCCGTGAGCGGGTGCTGTGGAGTAGGACCAGCCTTACGACCCAAGGAAAGAGACCCACGCTCCTCCGAGCACGTGTTGGAAATACAGATTAATATCCCGAGGCCTGTCAGTACAGGGGGTCACACTTCTGACCAGAATTGAAGATTAAAGCTAAAAATAATGACACCAAGAATAAAACCTCCTTTAACTCGACAGGGACTGAAATGCTGACATTAACTTTCATAAAACGAACGCAGCGTTGGAAATGCACCAGGGTGAATCAGAAAAGCAGATTTCTAATAAGGGTGTCGGCTACAGAGCACAGCTGGAAGGGAGCGCTTTGAGCGCTGAAAGGGTTTTCAATAAGGAATGCAGCTCTTGCAGAATGTCCCAGGGCTGAAGTACAGAATTGTGACATTCAGAAGCTCTTTCAAAAGTGCTTGTTAATTCCAGCCTTGCACCGGCCATGGGCCACACTGGTTCTCTTTTACAAGCAAATAAGATAACAGGATGTCCTTACAAATAGAGCACTGGCAAACCAAGTGAAACATCTGAACTAGGAAAAGGGaatcaaaacttaaaaaaaaaaagaatagtgCTTAAATGGGGTGGTACTTCCAGAAAACAATTGAAGCACCAAAAgctattctttaaaaatctaaCCGAGTGAAAAACGTCCATTTCTCAGGACAGGACTCTGCAATTATGATCATATTATGTCAAACAATACTGGCAGAAAACAACATCCCCTTCATTGCTgagaaaatacataaaatatgatgCAAGTTAACCGAAAAACGTTCTGTTGTTCTCTACCTGTAACCAGCTAAGTGAAAGCAGCTGGATTTTAAAAAGAGATCAGCAATTAAAAGTATCGTCTCAAATTTCAATTAGGATATTCATCTGTcccagtttttttaattgtgtcaaGCTGTTCTCACCGATATTTATACTCAATAAATTAGGCACATATTACTCTGAGGTTAAAGAACGAGCCTGAGGCTTCTCGTCTACGCCCTTAAAGATTTAAGTAACTAATTTATAGAGGTCACAGCTTATAATGTGCATCATAAAACAAATCCCACAAGAGATCCAACAGCCTGCAGAACAAGCACACCTCACAGCCAGCACATGAGTGCAGTAACACGATGTGACCAAGGCTAATTTTAGACCTACCTTGTGATCTGAAAGTGTCAGGAGCCACTGGCTGTCCCCAGCACGAATTAAGAGAGATGTTTTGACACCTTTGGTTTTAATATGGCACAAGGAATTACATAACCCGCCCTAGCGCTGTGTGTTGGGGTCTAGTCCGAGTGATTTAAGAGTGAATGTTCCCTGACCTTAGCCTGGGCTTTGTAAGGGGATTGTGCCAACAGCTCAGTAACGGCCTGTTTCCTATTCATAGCCTCCAGATTTATTAATCCGTCTGTCGCACAAACTGCTCTTCCAAATCAGGGTGTTCTGCCAGGTGACTCTTGCAAAGGGATATTTCTGGATTCCCCTCTCAGGCAGCCAGGGCACCCTTGATGCAAGGGTGTTGGTTAACTTTTagcatgcaaataaaacagaaaactacAACATCAACCCCTGCCTAAGCAGCAACTTCAACTTCAGACTCAACAAACCTATACTTGGGACTAGACAACCCTTTAACTCTCATGGCATGAGATCCTCAAACCAGCTAGCAGCTAATGGCAAATCTATCAAGCTACTTGGCATGAAGGGtcttctcttgtttgtaaacttGATGATGTCAGTGCGCGGTGATGGCATTAGCAATGTCACTCAGAGGAGACCGTCCAAGAGCACATTTAGCTTGTAAGTCTCACCTGACCTGAAGCCAGTTATATGTACGCAGTGTAATCAGGCTTAAGAGGTAAGTCTAATGCTATCAGGGCCTCATGGTCCAGAAGGAGTGACAGGGAAGAAGGAAGCTCCGAAGGAAAAGAGTAGAGAACATGCAGTCTGTACTCACCGTGGAGTGCTTCCAGTACAGAATGATTTCGGGAATATTATCGGCTGGGTGCAACAGGTGATAATCTCTCCACTCATTCCAGTCAATGGTCATTGTACCGTTCTTGTCCATGCTGCGGGGGAGAACAGGGCTCACATGAATATTTTTACAGTAAGAGATCTGTAAAAGGTGCTGCGAAGGGACACTGGGCCACATGCTTTAAACAAAAATTGCCAATACTGCGATGCCCGGCTGTGCATGACATGTGCTGTCCAGGGACTTTTTGATGAAAGCAAAATGGatttccaaaataacaaaattcagGACTAAGTGGGGGGCTAAGGGAATTAACCAAACTGAAAGCTGGACTTTAACAGCTGTTGCTTGAAATGAAACGAGACGGCCAAGCCAAGCACATGGTCAGGAAGCACATCTCTTACTTACTAAGTTATAGGGGCCCAGTTTTGACCCTTCCTTATTCTGAGACAAACGAGACAGCAAGAAGGAGAAGTGAAGACACATTGCAGAGGCACAGGACTGTAGACAAGCCAtttcatgcacacacacagtctaACCATCGAGGTGCTCTCCCTTGAATAGGAGTAAACTAACCCAAGGAATCTGAAAATAGTTTGAAACTTTCGGTTTGGGAAATAAttctaaaaaggaaaataataagcaaatgaacaaatgtgaaaaaagttgTTCTGTCTATCGGAAAACACACACTATAGTGTAATAAAGAGAGGATAATTCCTCCTAAACCCAGGATAGATTAACAATTATCATGTCACATCAAGGCCTTCCAAAATTACTTAAGGATATGATTTTGGATTAAGCTTAGAAAGACCATTTTGTTACCAGtaacatttatattatattaagatGACTGGGCTTTACCGTAAGCTGAAACCAGCCAGGCATTAGTGAGGCAGATTAGGAACCTATCCAGCGCAGGGAGCGAGAAGAGacagcaggacacacacagagctgatTTACAAGAGAAACCGAGAGCAGGCCGACACCTGCAGCCAGCACAGGAAAAACCCTGCCCTGCCTCACCTCTTCAGGATCTTCTCCGCCTGTTGCTCGGAGATGTGCACACCCAGGTCACGCAGCGACTGCATAATCTCCTGTGCATCAATTCGACCTGCGCGGGGAGGGAGGAGAGTCAGAGAGACGGGCAACACGAAATATCACAATAATACAAGTTCACACTGCGTGAAAGAGCCTAGTACTGTCTGTACAACCACCACAAATACGGTCTCTGAAATCTTTCATCGATTTTCAGTTAGATCAAGGTAAATGGATcttaaaaggaaaatgtaaaagGGAAACACTATAAATCTCCGCCTGCTTATTGTGCATTCAACACAGGCGTGCTTTACCATCGTTCTTCCTGTCCAGGCTCTTGAAGACGAGCCGCAGCTTCTTCTCGTGGTCGCGGAGGTAGTGGACAAACTCTTCGAAGTCCAGCTGGCCATCCAGGTCCTTGTCCCCGGCCTTCACAATTTTCTGAAACCCAAACGAACGAAACTTAGGAAAAGGCAAGGAAAGGGGGTCAGCGAGGGGCCACCACCGGAAAAGGCAGCTGCTCTCGGCTCAGCGAGAGACACCACAGAGGTGGCCGATCGGATGCTCTTTCCACCACCTAGTTGGGTTGTTTGCTCATCCGAAAGGAAGGTATCGGGTACAAGATAAAACCGGATTGTCCAGCCAGGAGGGTGGAAAGGGCAGGTTCCCACTTCCTGGAGCGCTTCGGGCAGTGTTCCACGGCAGAAACACACGCAGGCCACTGAGCAAGGACAGGCATGTGACCCGCATGAACGAGCCCTTCGCCCGGATGAAACAGGCAGAGGCCAGCGCAGAACGCGATAGGGCTGAGTGACCAGTTCCTTTTCTCGCTTATCTCTCCAATCATCAACTTATGGACCGCGTTATCTCTGGCATGTGTTTCATGGCCTTCTCCCATACATTTCCCAAGAAACGGAACGAGGAAAACACATGTAAATGAGTCATGACTCAGAGGGTGGGAACCAAGTGTTTTTCCGAGACCTCCAGCTAGCCGACATCCTGCTGGCCTTTGTACTACACAACCAACACGTCCTTAATTAGAACAGCCCTGTAACGAATGTCAGGGTAGTAACAGGAGATTTCGAACGGAAGGCCACAGAAGCACAGGAGTGCTCTGGTGCATCACCTGATACTGTAGCCAGTCATGGGGTCTTGGCCCTTCTCACACCACAAAGCCCCAGCATCTGACACAGCAGGTTCAATAGCAATCTATTCATGCGGCTGCACTGGGTTTCGAGGTGAACTGTTCTTAATTCCCAAGCCTACTGCGACTTCACGGGGCTCCACAGGTTAGCAGCAGAAACAGAACAGTAAACCTCTCCAGTTATTCGCTCCGCTGTCCCCGGGCACGCCCCCACACCGTCCCAGACCCCCCCACCGCGCCCCCCGGCGAGATTCTCTTTCTTCCAGGACAAACGGCCCCTTGTTCGGAGCCGCCTGGGAGAGCGAGGGGAAACCCAGGCACGAACGGGGGCGAGGACGAAATCTGTGGCGCACAGACTGCCCCGGGCCCCCGACAGCGCCGCTGCTGCCGCCTGCGACACGAATCCTGATGCCCTGCCAGCGTGCAGCAACACCGCCGAGCCTGCCAGGTCATACAGTACAGGCAATTTATAGACTGTCACCATGCCTGCGGCCGCGTGAAAGCCAAGCTGGACGTGGAAGGCTGCCAACTGTCCGTCTGCGCGTCTAACAGCGAGAACCCGCGGGTCAGCGGCGTGCTCTCGGCTCTCCCCAACACCTGCAAACTGGGGGCCCCTTGGCAGCCGAACAATTCTGCCATGTTCTGCATTCCCAGGAACCAAGAAAGCGGGAAGTAAGCATTGTTTCACGCGCGGAGCTGTCATGACCGACGGCAGAAGACCTGCACAGTAAAGAGGAGTCGGGCTCGCTGGACGAGGGGTCCCTTAATCCCATCTGGAATGGGACACCTGTGAGAAAGAGCTCAGGCGTGTTTCATGCGTTAGCTGGCAGTATTTGCTCCTTGTTTGTTTTGCTGCTTGTCTCACGCTGGTCAGTAGCTTTGTATTTTATCCACCCATCTTCTGACCACGTCAGGGCTACAGGAGAGCTGGGCACCGGCAGCGGgcacaggacaggacacacacactcacaccaggggtgACTTCCCCAGGTGACAATTAAACTaccagcgtgtctttggactgtgggggggacagacagactccacacagacagcgccccaggaactgaacccagggccccagcgctgtgaggtagCCATGCCTACCACTGCGCCGCCTGCTACAGATTTGAATTGCATGACCGTCGGTTCCAAGATCGACAAGACTTGGCTGGGCTGAGGAACTCAAGTGCCAGATTCCGCTCTTTTGTAATTTCTGTGAGATAAAGGCAGGGACTCCGTCTCGCTGCCAAAGTCCAGGCGCAAAGCTGAACACATCAGTAAAGGTCCTCAGCCTGCAGTGTCACCTCTCCACACTGCGCCTGACTGAtgctcaattttaatattggaTATTCCCGTTTCACATAGCTGTCTTTACAGAGATTTGGCAGTAGCTAGTGTAGTTCCCCGGCACCTTTAAATAGCACTACTGTACAACACTGAAAAACGATTTATTTTTCTATCAAAGGAAGCATTCCTACAACACGAgtacttattttttatgacaAAGAACCATACCGTTTTATCACGTCCCAGGGATACACAGCAATTAGAACTGGTTTTAAATGATGATTTTATAGCGAGACAATATTCGCCCCGTCTATAAGCCACGTCGCAGCTCTAGCAGAGGGCAAAGATAAGGCGATAAGACTTCAGGTTAGTCTACCGGCGGTTAAAAACAGGTCAAGCATTCTTTTACACgggttattaataaaaaaaaaggcaagagACGTCATGACTGAAGAATGAATGAAGCTGCCTCTTGCAGTTTTTGATTGTCCTAGATGTCCCAAGGCGATACACACTGAGCGGTCTGCTGGGAACAGGACCCGTGTCGGAAGACATCCATCTCCCCATTCACAGAAAACATGATTTCGCGACTCCGGCCCTTCACAGCCTTCAACAAAACCGATACTGCCATCTGCCAAACGAGCAGGAAACCGCTCTTTCCCAGCAAGCggaaacaggttttttttttacaaagctgAACAACTGAATGACTTCCCGCTATCGAGGGGACATAACTGCGTACTGTACTCGTCTAGAGAGGTACAATATCGGAAACCACCGCAACAGTAAGAATCTAAAAACCAAGGAATCAAATACACCAACGCTGATcgcaaaaagggaaaaaaaacccgaATCGTTTTGCAATCCCAGTTTAGTGGGTTCCGCTCATTTCCCGAAACAAGACATAACCACTTCGACCCAATATCACCCGTGTTCGTGTCCCGTGAACTCGAAACCCGTCCCGCACAAGCAGGACCAAGCCTGCAGGTAATATTAACCCTGGACCCAGAACCACCCCCAGCTCACCTGCCGCCACTTTCGATAGGTGGTGAACTCCTGAGACGGGAGGAACAAGCTCAGCTTGAACAGGGACTTCAGCTCCGACGGTAGTCCGTTTGACTCAAAGTACTCGAATTCGGTTTGATCCGAGTTAGGAAGAGGCACGTAGAGGCAGAGGCACAGCATATTACTCCgctaacaataaataagtgaataaataaataacttaGAAGCAGCCCTACTCTGCCTCCCGCACCGGAACTCTGCTCTGAAATGCCGGCAAGAGGGCCGGCCGGCACATGGTATGTAGAGCCGACGGCTAAGCTCCTCCCACTCTGGGGCACGCTAGGCCATGGCGCACTCCCATTGGTCCGCACCGTCGGCTTTCTCCCCCTCCGACGTCATTATGACGTCAATTAACCGGGCCAATCACAACCGCGTGCCGTACCCCGGCCCCCGAGACGGTTGCGTCATGCCGGCGAAAGTGGCAGGCTTTCCGGCGGGCGGGACGCGTCTGCCGCTCTGACTCCCCGTCCCTCCGGGCGCCACGGCAAGGGGGAC
Proteins encoded in this region:
- the LOC102695695 gene encoding calcium-binding mitochondrial carrier protein SCaMC-2-B isoform X4, whose translation is MEQHRPVLGGVFCQCDPVDPGPGSGPGSDPGGGAGTPRPPRPPEPPAGPEPEPSPNPNPGGWDPEHEHEREHRLKVLFQILDVNQDGGICVNDLTIGLPRLGVHRTEKELRKIVKAGDKDLDGQLDFEEFVHYLRDHEKKLRLVFKSLDRKNDGRIDAQEIMQSLRDLGVHISEQQAEKILKSMDKNGTMTIDWNEWRDYHLLHPADNIPEIILYWKHSTIFDVGESLMVPDEFTAEERNTGMWWRHLVAGGGAGAVSRTCTAPLDRLKVLMQVHGSRANNMCIVGGFTQMIREGGMRSLWRGNGINVIKIAPESAIKFMAYEQIKRLMGSSQNSLGILERLVAGSLAGAIAQSSIYPMEVLKTRLALRKTGQYSGMADCAKHIFKKEGLAAFYKGYVPNMLGIIPYAGIDLAVYETLKNSWLQRYATDSADPGVFVLLACGTMSSTCGQLASYPLALVRTRMQAQASVEGAPQMSMTGLFRHILRTEGASGLYRGLAPNFMKVIPAVSISYVVYENLKVTLGVQSR
- the LOC102695695 gene encoding calcium-binding mitochondrial carrier protein SCaMC-2-B isoform X2, which translates into the protein MEQHRPVLGGVFCQCDPVDPGPGSGPGSDPGGGAGTPRPPRPPEPPAGPEPEPSPNPNPGGWDPEHEHEREHRLKVLFQILDVNQDGGICVNDLTIGLPRLGVHRTEKELRKIVKAGDKDLDGQLDFEEFVHYLRDHEKKLRLVFKSLDRKNDGRIDAQEIMQSLRDLGVHISEQQAEKILKSMDKNGTMTIDWNEWRDYHLLHPADNIPEIILYWKHSTIFDVGESLMVPDEFTAEERNTGMWWRHLVAGGGAGAVSRTCTAPLDRLKVLMQCLSVLHHHHHHHRALCGLQVHGSRANNMCIVGGFTQMIREGGMRSLWRGNGINVIKIAPESAIKFMAYEQIKRLMGSSQNSLGILERLVAGSLAGAIAQSSIYPMEVLKTRLALRKTGQYSGMADCAKHIFKKEGLAAFYKGYVPNMLGIIPYAGIDLAVYETLKNSWLQRYATDSADPGVFVLLACGTMSSTCGQLASYPLALVRTRMQAQASVEGAPQMSMTGLFRHILRTEGASGLYRGLAPNFMKVIPAVSISYVVYENLKVTLGVQSR
- the LOC102695695 gene encoding calcium-binding mitochondrial carrier protein SCaMC-2-B isoform X1, with protein sequence MEQHRPVLGGVFCQCDPVDPGPGSGPGSDPGGGAGTPRPPRPPEPPAGPEPEPSPNPNPGGWDPEHEHEREHRLKVLFQILDVNQDGGICVNDLTIGLPRLGVHRTEKELRKIVKAGDKDLDGQLDFEEFVHYLRDHEKKLRLVFKSLDRKNDGRIDAQEIMQSLRDLGVHISEQQAEKILKRIRKGQNWAPITYMDKNGTMTIDWNEWRDYHLLHPADNIPEIILYWKHSTIFDVGESLMVPDEFTAEERNTGMWWRHLVAGGGAGAVSRTCTAPLDRLKVLMQCLSVLHHHHHHHRALCGLQVHGSRANNMCIVGGFTQMIREGGMRSLWRGNGINVIKIAPESAIKFMAYEQIKRLMGSSQNSLGILERLVAGSLAGAIAQSSIYPMEVLKTRLALRKTGQYSGMADCAKHIFKKEGLAAFYKGYVPNMLGIIPYAGIDLAVYETLKNSWLQRYATDSADPGVFVLLACGTMSSTCGQLASYPLALVRTRMQAQASVEGAPQMSMTGLFRHILRTEGASGLYRGLAPNFMKVIPAVSISYVVYENLKVTLGVQSR
- the LOC102695695 gene encoding calcium-binding mitochondrial carrier protein SCaMC-2-B isoform X6 produces the protein MLCLCLYVPLPNSDQTEFEYFESNGLPSELKSLFKLSLFLPSQEFTTYRKWRQKIVKAGDKDLDGQLDFEEFVHYLRDHEKKLRLVFKSLDRKNDGRIDAQEIMQSLRDLGVHISEQQAEKILKRIRKGQNWAPITYMDKNGTMTIDWNEWRDYHLLHPADNIPEIILYWKHSTIFDVGESLMVPDEFTAEERNTGMWWRHLVAGGGAGAVSRTCTAPLDRLKVLMQCLSVLHHHHHHHRALCGLQVHGSRANNMCIVGGFTQMIREGGMRSLWRGNGINVIKIAPESAIKFMAYEQIKRLMGSSQNSLGILERLVAGSLAGAIAQSSIYPMEVLKTRLALRKTGQYSGMADCAKHIFKKEGLAAFYKGYVPNMLGIIPYAGIDLAVYETLKNSWLQRYATDSADPGVFVLLACGTMSSTCGQLASYPLALVRTRMQAQASVEGAPQMSMTGLFRHILRTEGASGLYRGLAPNFMKVIPAVSISYVVYENLKVTLGVQSR
- the LOC102695695 gene encoding calcium-binding mitochondrial carrier protein SCaMC-2-B isoform X7; this translates as MLCLCLYVPLPNSDQTEFEYFESNGLPSELKSLFKLSLFLPSQEFTTYRKWRQKIVKAGDKDLDGQLDFEEFVHYLRDHEKKLRLVFKSLDRKNDGRIDAQEIMQSLRDLGVHISEQQAEKILKRIRKGQNWAPITYMDKNGTMTIDWNEWRDYHLLHPADNIPEIILYWKHSTIFDVGESLMVPDEFTAEERNTGMWWRHLVAGGGAGAVSRTCTAPLDRLKVLMQVHGSRANNMCIVGGFTQMIREGGMRSLWRGNGINVIKIAPESAIKFMAYEQIKRLMGSSQNSLGILERLVAGSLAGAIAQSSIYPMEVLKTRLALRKTGQYSGMADCAKHIFKKEGLAAFYKGYVPNMLGIIPYAGIDLAVYETLKNSWLQRYATDSADPGVFVLLACGTMSSTCGQLASYPLALVRTRMQAQASVEGAPQMSMTGLFRHILRTEGASGLYRGLAPNFMKVIPAVSISYVVYENLKVTLGVQSR
- the LOC102695695 gene encoding calcium-binding mitochondrial carrier protein SCaMC-2-B isoform X8, translated to MLCLCLYVPLPNSDQTEFEYFESNGLPSELKSLFKLSLFLPSQEFTTYRKWRQKIVKAGDKDLDGQLDFEEFVHYLRDHEKKLRLVFKSLDRKNDGRIDAQEIMQSLRDLGVHISEQQAEKILKSMDKNGTMTIDWNEWRDYHLLHPADNIPEIILYWKHSTIFDVGESLMVPDEFTAEERNTGMWWRHLVAGGGAGAVSRTCTAPLDRLKVLMQVHGSRANNMCIVGGFTQMIREGGMRSLWRGNGINVIKIAPESAIKFMAYEQIKRLMGSSQNSLGILERLVAGSLAGAIAQSSIYPMEVLKTRLALRKTGQYSGMADCAKHIFKKEGLAAFYKGYVPNMLGIIPYAGIDLAVYETLKNSWLQRYATDSADPGVFVLLACGTMSSTCGQLASYPLALVRTRMQAQASVEGAPQMSMTGLFRHILRTEGASGLYRGLAPNFMKVIPAVSISYVVYENLKVTLGVQSR
- the LOC102695695 gene encoding calcium-binding mitochondrial carrier protein SCaMC-2-B isoform X5 yields the protein MAQGLWECLSRWFAPARAQGEERDAERKAGAPGARQGKEESVRTEKTTMIIVVAPPEDLKQKIVKAGDKDLDGQLDFEEFVHYLRDHEKKLRLVFKSLDRKNDGRIDAQEIMQSLRDLGVHISEQQAEKILKRIRKGQNWAPITYMDKNGTMTIDWNEWRDYHLLHPADNIPEIILYWKHSTIFDVGESLMVPDEFTAEERNTGMWWRHLVAGGGAGAVSRTCTAPLDRLKVLMQCLSVLHHHHHHHRALCGLQVHGSRANNMCIVGGFTQMIREGGMRSLWRGNGINVIKIAPESAIKFMAYEQIKRLMGSSQNSLGILERLVAGSLAGAIAQSSIYPMEVLKTRLALRKTGQYSGMADCAKHIFKKEGLAAFYKGYVPNMLGIIPYAGIDLAVYETLKNSWLQRYATDSADPGVFVLLACGTMSSTCGQLASYPLALVRTRMQAQASVEGAPQMSMTGLFRHILRTEGASGLYRGLAPNFMKVIPAVSISYVVYENLKVTLGVQSR
- the LOC102695695 gene encoding calcium-binding mitochondrial carrier protein SCaMC-2-B isoform X3, giving the protein MEQHRPVLGGVFCQCDPVDPGPGSGPGSDPGGGAGTPRPPRPPEPPAGPEPEPSPNPNPGGWDPEHEHEREHRLKVLFQILDVNQDGGICVNDLTIGLPRLGVHRTEKELRKIVKAGDKDLDGQLDFEEFVHYLRDHEKKLRLVFKSLDRKNDGRIDAQEIMQSLRDLGVHISEQQAEKILKRIRKGQNWAPITYMDKNGTMTIDWNEWRDYHLLHPADNIPEIILYWKHSTIFDVGESLMVPDEFTAEERNTGMWWRHLVAGGGAGAVSRTCTAPLDRLKVLMQVHGSRANNMCIVGGFTQMIREGGMRSLWRGNGINVIKIAPESAIKFMAYEQIKRLMGSSQNSLGILERLVAGSLAGAIAQSSIYPMEVLKTRLALRKTGQYSGMADCAKHIFKKEGLAAFYKGYVPNMLGIIPYAGIDLAVYETLKNSWLQRYATDSADPGVFVLLACGTMSSTCGQLASYPLALVRTRMQAQASVEGAPQMSMTGLFRHILRTEGASGLYRGLAPNFMKVIPAVSISYVVYENLKVTLGVQSR